CCACCCAGGAACAGGGGTTGTCCACCCAGGAACAGGGGTTGTCCACTCAGATACAATCTCTCACGGTAAGTCATCTTGGTCTACatttgaagagtttatttccaaaatgctatatgcACAATTTTTTcaaatttgtgttttttcatcagaaatgattgcttatgggtataTACAAGTGTGTGTAAAATATGTCTGTTCTCATATTTTACAtttatagattttagatgtgtatcaaaatgtatttttttgcaaaatgattatatccattgtttaactggaatggaatgtttgtatgCTGTTTactgtggttgtctcacctagctatctttagatcaatgcactaactgtaagtcgctctggataagaccatctgctaaatgactcaaatgtaaaatgctaatgttttacatacatatCTCATATTACACTACATTTCTTTATAAaaatatgtgtttatttgttacatttgactgtgcaaaacctagcagtactacttattgcTCTGAGAGAATTTTGAATAAAAACATAATTTGTTGTtgatgtcattgaacaaccccacaCCCTGATTATACAAAAAACACACccatctctttcataatttctttaaacaataaaagctaatttcccaacattttttaaaatgaaaatgGATAAATAGCATTTTGTAATGAAACTCTTAATTTGTTTGTATAAGCATATTTCAATGGTCCCTTGCAGTGATTAACTTTGTCTTATGTTCAATGTGTTTACCTTATAGGCTCAATGGGACAAGCAGGAGGGAGCTCCACTCTCATCATTATCCATGAGGCTCATCCACAGCCTGCAGGTATCATTCACTACATAAAGCCACAGAAAGTTCTGGTGACAGACCTGTGACAAACAATCATATGCAGTTATGAGTTATAACGACCAATAATAATGTCACTCAGTCATATGTAGCAAACCGGTAACTAACAATCAAGTGAATGTGTGGGTTTGGATAAGGACCATTGATAACACATAGTCAGGAACACTTTGTCTTTAATATTTAATTTTAGTGTCAGCCCATCAACAAATGTGCTGACACTAAACATTATTATGGTAAACATTATTATTAGGCTGCAGTCAAATGGCCAAATCTCCCTCTAGTTGTCTCATGGGTGTgtcattaatatttttcataatttcataaataataaacataatTTTTGAAAACCCGCccgaaaatccagtgtttctatgtcaaaccgttttgttatatttcagtcttctttgatgtatataaagtgtaatattgggatgcaaactcaatatgtaatacatttcaactttatATCTGACATMGTACAGGTGTCAAAAggttttaagcccataaccatgtgtgtgaggtgtYTACTTCTTAGGYGGCTGCRGAGGGGYGGACGGCTCATAATAKTGTCTAGGATGGAStaaatggaatggtatcaaacacatagaaaccatgtgtttgatgtgttcaatATAATTCCATTGATTCCATCCCAGCCATTACTATTAGCCCGTCCTCCACAATTAAGTTGCCACCGGCCGCCTGTGGTATACCTTGTtgcaaagtagatttgtttaagactaccaagaaacactgtttGACCCTGATTTACCCccctgcagtaaaaggttattaataatttacatttccaaGACACTCTGtatattatgtacagtatgtaaagtaCATCACAAATATGATCCACAACTAGCATGCTTACAATGTTTAAATCAAGGCAGCAATGTCTTGTTATTACAGGTGGCAGCATTCATACATTTGATGCTGCTGGCTATCAGACTGAGGCTCCAAGTAAGTGCATCCTGACACTAAAGAAGCAGACAGACACTATCACCATGAATGGAAAAACATCAGTTTACAATAAATTACATAAATGAAGAATGAACAACACAGGCACACAACTGTatagatgtaagatcttaatttgatcaatctCTGGTTGCTGAAAGTTTACCTACATCGCAGGAAATGCCAATTAGCTTCGTGATATATATAAATTCCCTGAAAACCTacactaacacacggttatattaacagtattgcacttttcacgtagcctacttttggccagctaatagcctaaccaccgataaAGCAACATTATGAACTAAAAGTAAAaatcttgttgctgcaggattatttttgctgtgacattatacactaccgttcaaaagtttggggtcacttagaaatgtccttgtttttgaaagaaaagcaaattttttgtctattaaaataaaataacataaaattgatcagaaatacaatgtagacattgttaatgttgtaaatgactattgtagctggaaacggctgatttttaatggaatatctacataggcatatagAAGccctttatcagcaaccatcactcctgtgttccaatggcacattgtgttagctaatccaagtttgtcattttaaaaggctaattgatcattagacaacccttttgcaattatgttaacacagctgaaaactgttgtgctgattaaagaggcAATAAAACTGScattctttagactagttgagtatctggggcatcagcatctgtgggtttgattacaggctcaaaatggcaagaaacaaataactttcttctgaaactcatcagtctattcttgttctgagaaatgaaggctattccgtgcaagaaattgccaagaaactgaagatctcgtacaacgctgtgtactaatcccttcacagaatagcgcaaactggccctaaccagaatagaaagaggagtgggaggccccggtgcacaactgagcaagaggacaagtacagctGAGtacaatcgaacccacaaatgctgatgctccagatactcaactagtctaaagaatgccagttttattgcctcTTTAATCAATTTCTAGTACTGACTTTCCTAGCACTGACTTTCCAGCACGGACTTTCTAGTGCTGACTTTACTAGCACGGACTTTCTAGCACTGACTTTCCTAGCACTGACTTTCATAGAACTGACTTTCCAGCACTGACTTTCATAGAACTGACTTTCCAGCACTGACTTTCTAGCACTGACTTTCCTAGNNNNNNNNNNNNNNNNNNNNNNNNNNNNNNNNNNNNNNNNNNNNNNNNNNNNNNNNNNNNNNNNNNNNNNNNNNNNNNNNNNNNNNNNNNNNNNNNNNNNNNNNNNNNNNNNNNNNNNNNNNNNNNNNNNNNNNNNNNNNNNNNNNNNNNNNNNNNNNNNNNNNNNNNNNNNNNNNNNNNNNNNNNNNNNNNNNNNNNNNNNNNNNNNNNNNNNNNNNNNNNNNNNNNNNNNNNNNNNNNNNNNNNNNNNNNNNNNNNNNNNNNNNNNNNNNNNNNNNNNNNNNNNNNNNNNNNNNNNNNNNNNNNNNNNNNNNNNNNNNNNNNNNNNNNNNNNNNNNNNNNNNNNNNNNNNNNNNNNNNNNNNNNNNNNNNNNNNNNNNNNNNNNNNNNNNNNNNNNNNNNNNNNNNNNNNNNNNNNNNNNNNNNNNNNNNNNNNNNNNNNNNNNNNNNNNNNNNNNNNNNNNNNNNNNNNNNNNNNNNNNNNNNNNNNNNNNNNNNNNNNNNNNNNNNNNNNNNNNNNNNNNNNNNNNNNNNNNNNNNNNNNNNNNNNNNNNNNNNNNNNNNNNNNNNNNNNNNNNNNNNNNNNNNNNNNNNNNNNNNNNNNNNNNNNNNNNNNNNNNNNNNNNNNNNNNNNNNNNNNNNNNNNNNNNNNNNNNNNNNNNNNNNNNNNNNNNNNNNNNNNNNNNNNNNNNNNNNNNNNNNNNNNNNNNNNNNNNNNNNNNNNNNNNNNNNNNNNNNNNNNNNNNNNNNNNNNNNNNNNNNNNNNNNNNNNNNNNNNNNNNNNNNNNNNNNNNNNNNNNNNNNNNNNNNNNNNNNNNNNNNNNNNNNNNNNNNNNNNNNNNNNNNNNNNNNNNNNNNNNNNNNNNNNNNNNNNNNNNNNNNNNNNNNNNNNNNNNNNNNNNNNNNNNNNNNNNNNNNNNNNNNNNNNNNNNNNNNNNNNNNNNNNNNNNNNNNNNNNNNNNNNNNNNNNNNNNNNNNNNNNNNNNNNNNNNNNNNNNNNNNNNNNNNNNNNNNNNNNNNNNNNNNNNNNNNNNNNNNNNNNNNNNNNNNNNNNNNNNNNNNNNNNNNNNNNNNNNNNNNNNNNNNNNNNNNNNNNNNNNNNNNNNNNNNNNNNNNNNNNNNNNNNNNNNNNNNNNNNNNNNNNNNNNNNNNNNNNNNNNNNNNNNNNNNNNNNNNNNNNNNNNNNNNNNNNNNNNNNNNNNNNNNNNNNNNNNNNNNNNNNNNNNNNNNNNNNNNNNNNNNNNNNNNNNNNNNNNNNNNNNNNNNNNNNNNNNNNNNNNNNNNNNNNNNNNNNNNNNNNNNNNNNNNNNNNNNNNNNNNNNNNNNNNNNNNNNNNNNNNNNNNNNNNNNNNNNNNNNNNNNNNNNNNNNNNNNNNNNNNNNNNNNNNNNNNNNNNNNNNNNNNNNNNNNNNNNNNNNNNNNNNNNNNNNNNNNNNNNNNNNNNNNNNNNNNNNNNNNNNNNNNNNNNNNNNNNNNNNNNNNNNNNNNNNNNNNNNNNNNNNNNNNNNNNNNNNNNNNNNNNNNNNNNNNNNNNNNNNNNNNNNNNNNNNNNNNNNNNNNNNNNNNNNNNNNNNNNNNNNNNNNNNNNNNNNNNNNNNNNNNNNNNNNNNNNNNNNNNNNNNNNNNNNNNNNNNNNNNNNNNNNNNNNNNNNNNNNNNNNNNNNNNNNNNNNNNNNNNNNNNNNNNNNNNNNNNNNNNNNNNNNNNNNNNNNNNNNNNNNNNNNNNNNNNNNNNNNNNNNNNNNNNNNNNNNNNNNNNNNNNNNNNNNNNNNNNNNNNNNNNNNNNNNNNNNNNNNNNNNNNNNNNNNNNNNNNNNNNNNNNNNNNNNNNNNNNNNNNNNNNNNNNNNNNNNNNNNNNNNNNNNNNNNNNNNNNNNNNNNNNNNNNNNNNNNNNNNNNNNNNNNNNNNNNNNNNNNNNNNNNNNNNNNNNNNNNNNNNNNNNNNNNNNNNNNNNNNNNNNNNNNNNNNNNNNNNNNNNNNNNNNNNNNNNNNNNNNNNNNNNNNNNNNNNNNNNNNNNNNNNNNNNNNNNNNNNNNNNNNNNNNNNNNNNNNNNNNNNNNNNNNNNNNNNNNNNNNNNNNNNNNNNNNNNNNNNNNNNNNNNNNNNNNNNNNNNNNNNNNNNNNNNNNNNNNNNNNNNNNNNNNNNNNNNNNNNNNNNNNNNNNNNNNNNNNNNNNNNNNNNNNNNNNNNNNNNNNNNNNNNNNNNNNNNNNNNNNNNNNNNNNNNNNNNNNNNNNNNNNNNNNNNNNNNNNNNNNNNNNNNNNNNNNNNNNNNNNNNNNNNNNNNNNNNNNNNNNNNNNNNNNNNNNNNNNNNNNNNNNNNNNNNNNNNNNNNNNNNNNNNNNNNNNNNNNNNNNNNNNNNNNNNTTGTTGAGAGAGATCACAGCCTTTCTAGCCACTGCCTTTCTAGCACTGACTTTCTAGCACTGACTTTCTAGCACTGACTTTCCTAGAACTGACTTTCCATCTCTGACTTTCTAGCACTGCCTTTCTAAGCACTGACTTTCATAGAACTGACTTTCCTAGAACTGACTTTCTAGCACTGCCTTTCTAGCACTGACTTTCTAGAACTGACTTTCCAGCACTGGACTTTCAGCACTGACTTTCCTAGCACTGACTTTACTAGCACTGACTTCCAGCACTGCCTTCTAGCACGAACTTTCTACACTGACTTTCATAGAACTGACTTTCCTAGAACTGACTTTCCAGCACTGACTTTCTAGCACTGACTTTACTAGCACTGACTTCCTAGCACTGACTTCCTAAAACTGACTTCCTAGCACTGACTTTACTGCACGGACTTTCTAGCACTGACTTCCTAGCACAGACTTCCTAGCACAGActttactagcactgactttactAGCACAGACTTCCTAGCACTGACTTCCTAGCACGACTTTACTAGCACTGACTTCCTAGCACTGacttactagcactgactttctAGCACGCACTTTTACTAGCACTGACTTCCTAGCACCTGACCTTTACTAGCAAAGACTTCCTAGCACTGACTTTACTAGCACTGACTTCCTAGCACTGActttactagcactgactttcctAGCACAGACTTCCGACACAGACTTCCTAGCACTGACTTCCTAGCACTGACTTTCATAGAACTGACTTCCTAGAACTGACTTTCCAGCACTGACTTTCTAGCACTGActttactagcactgactttctAGCACTGACTTCCAGCACAAGActttactagcactgactttactAGCAACAGACTTTCCTAGCACTGACTCCTAGCACTGACTTTACTAGCACAGACTTTAACTAGCACTGACTTTACTAGCACAGACTTCCTAGCACTGACTTCCTAGCACAGACTTCCTAGCACTGACTTCGCTGATAGCTGCTGTACTGAGGAAAAGTTGTGCTTACTATCACTGTGTTATCATATGTGGTCGCcttacctagctaccttaagatgaatgcactaactgtaaatcgctctggataagagggtctgctaaatgactaaaatgtaaatgtaaatattattgaTAAAGACATGTATTGTAATTGTATGTGTTTCAGCAAGTGAGACTGAAATAGAGTCACCTGAGTATGACACACCTGAGTCACCTGAGTTTAATGGTAAATATGTCAGATAAGCAATTGTTCTATTTATTTTAGCCACATCATGTACCTGTGAACTGTGAAGAACACAAGTATCTTACACTCCTTGGTATAATCCTACAAAGAACAGAAGTGTCATGGTATTTATTGGATCTCAATGTTGTTTCCAAGGTAATGGTCACAAGCTGCTGATTGGAGGAGCAGTAGAAAATGGACATGCAGGTAAGGAGGACTTCATCGCGCTTGATCAAAAAACATGATGGAGTTTGGCATTTGTGAGGCCATTTTGATTGTCAATGTCTTCCTGTGTCTCAGCTACACCTGTAGTCACTGACCTCTTCATCGAGGACACAACTCACATGGATCCCACAGGTAACATCTTGCTGAAAATCCGACAAAGTTTAAGTCATGTGCTTGTTTGTTTAATGATAGGGCAAATGAGTAGACGATAGAATGCCTTGATACTTTTTAACAGGTTCAACATTTCAGGTGCTATGGATCCACTTGGTGCAAGTTCTCACCTGGACAATACAGGTGAGTGTCCAGGTGAGGGTGCTATGTTTCATGCTTGGCTCCTGTCTGGTATATTTACTTGCTTCTCCATCATTTCTTCACTTAATTCCGTATTGACATTCAGGTATTATCGACCAATCCAGCCATGACTTCCTCATTGGTTTAATGGGTGAGTGTTTGTAAGAACTTATCTTTGATGTTTATTTTTAGGTAAATCAAGTTTGTTCTTGATTAACTGTATGTCGTTCCAGGTGGTGTGGGGGATCCGTATGCTTCTGACATCCATATCGACATCTCAGGTGGGTTTGTCATCATAGCCCTTCTGTGTCTGCTTTCTGTTGGGTCTTTTCTGACTATAAAGAATCTCTGTTTTTCTTTGTTGAATCAAAAATATCTAACCAACACTGCTCTGTTGATAGATCACACTGGAATGACTTCTCAATTAGACTTAATAGGTATGTTTCTTCATCCAAGCCTCCCTTAGTCCCTTCACTTGTTTCCTTGAAAGAAATGCTACAATGCAACACCTTTGGGAGAGTTACTCTGTGGGAGAGTCCCTCTAATTTATATCAGATTTAAGCTATATTTAAACTGGCACAGATAATGTTATACTACACCTCTAAAGCGTCATTTTATTTAAGTACCTCTCTGTCCGAGGGGTTAAAACAGCAAGCCACAAAATCCACTCTGAGGAGTTTATATTCCATATTGTGCTAGTTATCTGTGCTGCTGCAGAGTAAATCACTGTTACAGTTATTCTTGCTTTTGTAATAATTTACTCAAGGAAAACTGCTTTAAATCAGGTTTGATATATATATCATTGGCTGTCTggcgctctctgctctctgctctctctctctctctctttctgctctctttgttctctctctcctctcatccagcTGTGGGTTCAGGTCCAGMACCGGCATTGTCGTCCAGTAGCAGCCCGGGTCCAGACGTTCCACCAGGTACCTACTGGCACGCCTTCCACCCTCTGCCAGGTCCTGTAAATCACTTCACGCCTCCCTCTTGTGTCGTCCCTCATCCTCGCAGGCTCAGTTCTCTACCTCACCTCGGAGAGAGCTCCTCTCAGGCTTGTAATCATGACAGAGATTTCAGAGTGTCCCGGAGAATTTACaccccaatatttttttttactccaagATTATCATTGGGTCCATATGTTCCTGTCTGTGCAGACAGCGAGTTATTTGTGTAGCTGTGCTTGTGAACTTTGTAGATCTTGACATTGTTTATTTTCACGGCTTCACTGTAGACTTTATGTCTTGGTGGAGTAGCACCGCCATCACTGATGAATGGGGTCAGGCATGGCCTCTAAGAGACTCTATTAGGAGGGATGCAGTGCAACAAGAGATGAGGGTTCTCATGATTCACATAATACAATAATTGatcttctttctctgtgtgtctgatgtTCTTCCTCCAGGTCTTGGAGATCACATAGGTCTAATAAGTGATTTTACAGGTAGGCATTGTGAGCCACAACTATTCATTATCTAATAAATAGATTATGATTCACAGTTGAACATGTAAACAGTAGTTGTGGGTGAAAGCAAATAGGGTCTGTCAACTAGTTTGTATCTCTGTCCTACTTGTGGTCTCTTTTTATTTGCAGGACTTACTGACTACTCAGGGCCTGACCATCCATATCTGAGCTCCAGTTTCGATGGATCTCACCACTCAGCAGGTGATCATGCTGGTCTATCCGATACTACAGGTAAAtacactgaaataaatcatcatcTCTGTAAGAGGATAGTGACCAAGATGGCATGGAAAAGCTTCATCTCAGTTTTTCTCTCCAGACCACCCAGTAGCAGTGATGTCACATACTGATTATTCATCATCGCACATTGACCACCCAGGTAGGATCACACTCAGGACTAAACATAACATACCCCTGTTATAGGTGATCTTCTGTAGCTCAGTttatagagcatggtgcttgcaattccaggatagtgggtttgattcccgggactgCCCATACGTAAAATGCATGACTGTAATTTGCTTTTAAtaaaagtgtctgttaaatggcatATYTATATTTTGAATGAAATACATTATACTATGAATGTATTTCAGAGAGTGGTTTGGATGTGTCCAGCTCAGACAGAGGAAAATAAAGGATGATTAAGATAATGTCAGCATAAATGAACATGTATGTTGCAGGGAATGGTCGTCAAAGCCAGGTTACAGACACACATGGAGGTGATCATGCGGTCAATGATGTGCATCATGATGTAACAGGTATGTCTACCCTAAAGGTACATGGAAGCCAGTAGGCCAAGGccagcctgggtgccagtctgtttctactCTCCTGCCAACTCCTAAtggaattgtcatgccaaacaattAAACGTTTCGCTTCCAATGACAACGGAGTAGGCAAAAGCAGcagttctgggaccaggctaggactAGGCTATAACCAGGGGTAGAGTATTTGCACTTGATGGAGCAAAACAAATGCCACATGCATTATTTGAGAAGCATTGAGGATATATGCTTGATATACTGAATTCATGTGGTCATTTATCCCAATACGCCTAATGCAAAAGCCTGCCAATACAATGGTGTATATGACAGTGTTTTTGCTTTTCAGATCCATCTGAGCAGCATATTGTGTCTACAGACGTAGGCCTACTAGATGCTGGTAACTCAGTGTTTGAATTCTCCATTATTTACAAACCTATTTCAGTGCATTTGTTATTCATAAACACATTTTTCTGTCTGCTTAATTGCCTGCTGTATGTGCAAAATAATGGATTGGACctcagttgtgtaaagtacttaagtaaaaatagtttaaagtactacttaagtagttttttgggggtatctgtactttactttactatttatatttttgacaacttttacttttactccattacattcctaatgaaaataatgtacattttactccatacattttccctgacacccaaaagtacttgctacatttcgaatgcttagcatgacaggaaaattcatgcacttatcaagagaacatccccggccatccctgctgcctctgatctggcagactcactaaacacaaatgtttttgtaAATTAAGTTGGAGTGTATCCCTGCCTATCTGTAAatttgtgccatctggtttgcttaatatgtgaaatgatttatacttttacttgtgatacttcagtatattttagcaattacattcacttttgatacttaagtatattcaaaaccaaataattttagacttctactcaagtagtattttgctggatgactttcacttttacttgagtcaatttctatatatctttacttttactcaagtatgacaattgggtacttttcccaccactgttggACCTGTTCTGGTCTTATTTTATGTCTTGAGCAACAATTGTCTCACAGAACTATAACCTTTGTGgaaaataagtgtcatgatggaAAATAGGCTTCACCAAGGCCAGTGCTGGCTAAATAAATACCTCCTGAAAAATCCCAGGATGTCTATCTGTCAGAGTAAAGTATTCTATGCTTATTTTCACACAGGaaaatatactttaaaaaaaagtatttccaAAATGTTAGCCATCACCACTCACCAGTCAGCTTTTCTTCGTACCTTAATTTCTGCAGGTGAGCACGGCGTCGTCTCTCACCACGACGACATGGGAGGTGAGTCCTACAAAAATAGAATCAATGATTGTCCTACATTTAATTTGCCGAGTGAAACATTTCTGAAGGCATCACTTTTTACAATGTTGTTGTAATAGTGTTGTAATAGTGTTTCATCATGAGAGCTCACGCTGTAATTTCGCGGGTTGAGTTCTAATTTTGTGGTTCTTCAGCTGTTACAGACGGGGTCGCTGTTCAGCATCATGATGACGTTCACACCGTCAGCCCTCAAACAGATACCACAGGTAAGCCACCACCTTGAAATCCTACAGTGAGCTTTCAGGAAATTGGTAGAATTTGGCTAGGCCTACTAATGTGTTTCTATGAGCAGGGCTGTCTGACATGGCCACACAACTTCCCTCTACAGGTAGAACACCCTGTTGACTTTGACTTTGTTTGCTTATCTTTTGTATACTYTACATGttaaaagatgcactatgcaggtccctggataaataaaggttaataaactTTTTAAAAAATGCATAAATCTCTCCGCCATTTCgtgtcgcccaaaaagttacatattgcagctttaagttacTGATAATGGAGAAAATAAATTAATAGTTTACCTTCACAAGTAGAGTCTGAAATATTCTGTGCACAGGTACAATGATACAGGTGTCAATGTGTGAACAGGTGCGGCAGAAGAACTTGTAACCAGCTCACATACACAGATAGATATCACTGGTAAGGATTTGAAGTGTACGTTTCTGTTTACTATATATTGTACATTTACAAGATCAAACAAGAACATCCCGTTACTACACTGGGTGACATCTGATAAAACATATTTAGTAGGCTATTCAAACAAATAGATACTTAATGAAGTTAATCTAACAGCCATATGGTAACTCACgtgtttctccctctccctagCCCTTGGGGTGAACGTGTACAGCGCCAGTGCACCAGGGACGCCCGGTAGGCTACGCACTTGTCTGATGATCAAGCAATCATTGTCTCACCTGCATATTTTTAGAGCTGACACACTGCTTGCCGCTGCTTCGCGAGTTACGCCAACATAAATGTAACACTCAGTGCAGAGCCGGCTGAGCTGGGGCCAGGCTGAGAAGGGGAAGGCAGTAAGGAGAAATAAAGCTGTCACTAACACAGAGCATATTGTGGGAAACAGCATTCAACCACACATTTTCTTAGATTTTCTCTGGAACAGTGTTCTGGAGTAGCTTAGAAAAGTCTAGAATAGGTACACAATccaagtaatatatatatacagtaccaatcaaaagtttggacacacctactcattcaagggtttttctttatttttacaattttctatatgaaaacta
This genomic window from Salvelinus sp. IW2-2015 linkage group LG30, ASM291031v2, whole genome shotgun sequence contains:
- the si:ch211-80h18.1 gene encoding uncharacterized protein si:ch211-80h18.1 isoform X1, producing the protein MWSRNLLIASVVVFLATTISTAPVEEKEPEEIEVEDGEEELSEEEEDDDDSKSQEKNMGIGAQQATTVSKGLGLSAQPGTSFQGEAPNGHKLNGDSAMQAGPDRNGGGGGGGGGGGGGGGGGGGDSHTSPSDPSSHDASLPGHAGSSLDTSIAGPSLDPSQTGAGGHGSSVSHVQAPGKVVVHPGTGVVHPGTGVVHPGTVVVHPGTGVVHPGTGVVHPGTGVVHPGTGVVHSDTISHGSMGQAGGSSTLIIIHEAHPQPAGGSIHTFDAAGYQTEAPTSETEIESPEYDTPESPEFNGNGHKLLIGGAVENGHAATPVVTDLFIEDTTHMDPTGAMDPLGASSHLDNTGECPGIIDQSSHDFLIGLMGGVGDPYASDIHIDISDHTGMTSQLDLIAVGSGPXPALSSSSSPGPDVPPGTYWHAFHPLPGLGDHIGLISDFTGLTDYSGPDHPYLSSSFDGSHHSAGDHAGLSDTTDHPVAVMSHTDYSSSHIDHPGNGRQSQVTDTHGGDHAVNDVHHDVTDPSEQHIVSTDVGLLDAGEHGVVSHHDDMGAVTDGVAVQHHDDVHTVSPQTDTTGAAEELVTSSHTQIDITALGVNVYSASAPGTPDSVLGFGHDTTVVAETHSVFIQTDSPVTADAQGSTLQASSHPGVTEQTQPAVSAAEQYNPSGQGPEGAENVELEDTC
- the si:ch211-80h18.1 gene encoding uncharacterized protein si:ch211-80h18.1 isoform X6, translated to MWSRNLLIASVVVFLATTISTAPVEEKEPEEIEVEDGEEELSEEEEDDDDSKSQEKNMGIGAQQATTVSKGLGLSAQPGTSFQGEAPNGHKLNGDSAMQAGPDRNGGGGGGGGGGGGGGGGGGGDSHTSPSDPSSHDASLPGHAGSSLDTSIAGPSLDPSQTGAGGHGSSVSHVQAPGKVVVHPGTGVVHPGTGVVHPGTVVVHPGTGVVHPGTGVVHPGTGVVHPGTGVVHSDTISHGSMGQAGGSSTLIIIHEAHPQPAASETEIESPEYDTPESPEFNGNGHKLLIGGAVENGHAATPVVTDLFIEDTTHMDPTGAMDPLGASSHLDNTGECPGIIDQSSHDFLIGLMGGVGDPYASDIHIDISDHTGMTSQLDLIAVGSGPXPALSSSSSPGPDVPPGTYWHAFHPLPGLGDHIGLISDFTGLTDYSGPDHPYLSSSFDGSHHSAGDHAGLSDTTDHPVAVMSHTDYSSSHIDHPGNGRQSQVTDTHGGDHAVNDVHHDVTDPSEQHIVSTDVGLLDAGEHGVVSHHDDMGAVTDGVAVQHHDDVHTVSPQTDTTGAAEELVTSSHTQIDITALGVNVYSASAPGTPDSVLGFGHDTTVVAETHSVFIQTDSPVTADAQGSTLQASSHPGVTEQTQPAVSAAEQYNPSGQGPEGAENVELEDTC
- the si:ch211-80h18.1 gene encoding uncharacterized protein si:ch211-80h18.1 isoform X8, encoding MWSRNLLIASVVVFLATTISTAPVEEKEPEEIEVEDGEEELSEEEEDDDDSKSQEKNMGIGAQQATTVSKGLGLSAQPGTSFQGEAPNDASLPGHAGSSLDTSIAGPSLDPSQTGAGGHGSSVSHVQAPGKVVVHPGTGVVHPGTGVVHPGTVVVHPGTGVVHPGTGVVHPGTGVVHPGTGVVHSDTISHGSMGQAGGSSTLIIIHEAHPQPAGGSIHTFDAAGYQTEAPTSETEIESPEYDTPESPEFNGNGHKLLIGGAVENGHAATPVVTDLFIEDTTHMDPTGAMDPLGASSHLDNTGECPGIIDQSSHDFLIGLMGGVGDPYASDIHIDISDHTGMTSQLDLIAVGSGPXPALSSSSSPGPDVPPGTYWHAFHPLPGLGDHIGLISDFTGLTDYSGPDHPYLSSSFDGSHHSAGDHAGLSDTTDHPVAVMSHTDYSSSHIDHPGNGRQSQVTDTHGGDHAVNDVHHDVTDPSEQHIVSTDVGLLDAGEHGVVSHHDDMGAVTDGVAVQHHDDVHTVSPQTDTTGAAEELVTSSHTQIDITALGVNVYSASAPGTPDSVLGFGHDTTVVAETHSVFIQTDSPVTADAQGSTLQASSHPGVTEQTQPAVSAAEQYNPSGQGPEGAENVELEDTC
- the si:ch211-80h18.1 gene encoding uncharacterized protein si:ch211-80h18.1 isoform X9, coding for MWSRNLLIASVVVFLATTISTAPVEEKEPEEIEVEDGEEELSEEEEGIGAQQATTVSKGLGLSAQPGTSFQGEAPNDASLPGHAGSSLDTSIAGPSLDPSQTGAGGHGSSVSHVQAPGKVVVHPGTGVVHPGTGVVHPGTVVVHPGTGVVHPGTGVVHPGTGVVHPGTGVVHSDTISHGSMGQAGGSSTLIIIHEAHPQPAGGSIHTFDAAGYQTEAPTSETEIESPEYDTPESPEFNGNGHKLLIGGAVENGHAATPVVTDLFIEDTTHMDPTGAMDPLGASSHLDNTGECPGIIDQSSHDFLIGLMGGVGDPYASDIHIDISDHTGMTSQLDLIAVGSGPXPALSSSSSPGPDVPPGTYWHAFHPLPGLGDHIGLISDFTGLTDYSGPDHPYLSSSFDGSHHSAGDHAGLSDTTDHPVAVMSHTDYSSSHIDHPGNGRQSQVTDTHGGDHAVNDVHHDVTDPSEQHIVSTDVGLLDAGEHGVVSHHDDMGAVTDGVAVQHHDDVHTVSPQTDTTGAAEELVTSSHTQIDITALGVNVYSASAPGTPDSVLGFGHDTTVVAETHSVFIQTDSPVTADAQGSTLQASSHPGVTEQTQPAVSAAEQYNPSGQGPEGAENVELEDTC
- the si:ch211-80h18.1 gene encoding uncharacterized protein si:ch211-80h18.1 isoform X3, translated to MWSRNLLIASVVVFLATTISTAPVEEKEPEEIEVEDGEEELSEEEEDDDDSKSQEKNMGIGAQQATTVSKGLGLSAQPGTSFQGEAPNGHKLNGDSAMQAGPDRNGGGGGGGGGGGGGGGGGGGDSHTSPSDPSSHDASLPGHAGSSLDTSIAGPSLDPSQTGAGGHGSSVSHVQAPGKVVVHPGTGVVHPGTGVVHPGTVVVHPGTGVVHPGTGVVHPGTGVVHPGTGVVHSDTISHGSMGQAGGSSTLIIIHEAHPQPAGGSIHTFDAAGYQTEAPTSETEIESPEYDTPESPEFNGNGHKLLIGGAVENGHAATPVVTDLFIEDTTHMDPTGAMDPLGASSHLDNTGECPGIIDQSSHDFLIGLMGGVGDPYASDIHIDISDHTGMTSQLDLIAVGSGPXPALSSSSSPGPDVPPGLGDHIGLISDFTGLTDYSGPDHPYLSSSFDGSHHSAGDHAGLSDTTDHPVAVMSHTDYSSSHIDHPGNGRQSQVTDTHGGDHAVNDVHHDVTDPSEQHIVSTDVGLLDAGEHGVVSHHDDMGAVTDGVAVQHHDDVHTVSPQTDTTGAAEELVTSSHTQIDITALGVNVYSASAPGTPDSVLGFGHDTTVVAETHSVFIQTDSPVTADAQGSTLQASSHPGVTEQTQPAVSAAEQYNPSGQGPEGAENVELEDTC